In Apium graveolens cultivar Ventura chromosome 10, ASM990537v1, whole genome shotgun sequence, the following are encoded in one genomic region:
- the LOC141691897 gene encoding uncharacterized protein LOC141691897, giving the protein MPRQNTNNVMIQLAETLATLVGNQQGGPRSLISEFKKLSPPIFEGSTNPSEVDKWLQEIEKIFELLGSTDEQKVNLASYQLQGSAYDWWLMEKRRVENNEEEASGAYTWETFKESFKDKYFPRTVRAKLERDFIRLEQGEKQTVSEYEAEFARLAKYVPTLVADEISRARRFEEGLRNEIKRHVAAFELNNYKMVLNKALVVERGLVGDEGKKDSEGTR; this is encoded by the exons ATGCCTCGTCAGAATACTAACAACGTGATGATTCAATTGGCTGAAACATTGGCAACGTTGGTGGGGAACCAGCAAGGTGGACCTAGGAGCTTGATATCCGAATTTAAGAAGTTAAGTCCACCCATTTTTGAAGGATCTACAAATCCTTCAGAAGTGGATAAGTGGCTACAAGAGATTGAGAAGATTTTTGAGTTACTAGGAAGTACGGACGAGCAGAAGGTTAATTTGGCAAGCTACCAACTCCAAGGAAGTGCTTACGACTGGTGGCTAATGGAGAAAAGACGCGTAGAAAATAATGAAGAAGAGGCTTCCGGAGCATACACTTGGGAAACTTTTAAGGAGTCATTTAAGGACAAGTATTTTCCCAGGACGGTACGAGCTAAGTTGGAGCGCGATTTTATAAGGTTGGAACAAGGAGAAAAGCAAACTGTCTCGGAGTATGAGGCTGAATTCGCCCGTTTGGCTAAGTATGTGCCAACTTTGGTGGCAGACGAGATTAGTAGGGCACGTAGATTTGAGGAAGGATTACGTAATGAGATTAAGAGGCATGTGGCTGCTTTTGAGCTAAACAACTACAAGATGGTGTTGAACAAGGCTTTAGTAGTCGAGAGGGGGCTAGTGGGAGACGAAGGAAAGAAAGACTCTGAG GGAACAAGGTGA
- the LOC141690027 gene encoding transcription initiation factor IIB-2, translated as MADAYCSDCKKNTEVVFDHSAGDTVCSECGLVLESHSIDETSEWRTFANESGDNDPVRVGGPTNPLLADGGLSTVISKPNGVTSDFLTTSLGRWQNRGSNPDRSLILAFKTIATMSDRLGLVATIKDRANEIYKKVEDQKSSRGRNQDAILAACLYIACRQEDKPRTVKEICSVANGASKKEIGRAKEYIVKQLELEKGQSVEMGTIHAGDFMRRFCSNLGMTNQTVKAAQEAVQKSEEFDIRRSPISIAAAVIYIVTQLSDEKKPLKDVSLATGVAEGTIRNSYKDLYPHLVKIIPSWYAQEEDLKNLCSP; from the exons ATGGCCGACGCATATTGCTCCGATTGCAAGAAAAACACCGAGGTCGTATTCGATCACTCGGCCGGTGACACAGTGTGTTCCGAGTGCGGACTCGTTCTCGAGTCTCATTCAATTGACGAGACATCCGAGTGGCGCACTTTCGCCAACGAGTCGGGTGATAATGACCCGGTCCGTGTTGGAGGTCCGACTAATCCGTTGCTTGCTGATGGTGGATTGTCTACTGTGATTTCTAAACCTAATGGTGTTACTAGTGATTTTCTCACCACTTCTCTCGGCCGCTGGCAGAATCGGGGATCCAATCCGGATCGCTCGCTTATTTTGGCGTTCAAAACTATTGCTACTATGTCGGATAG GTTGGGCCTTGTTGCGACTATTAAG GATCGGGCTAATGAGATATACAAGAAGGTAGAAGATCAGAAATCTAGTCGAGGAAGAAACCAGGACGCAATATTGGCTGCATGCCTGTATATCGCTTGTAGGCAAGAAGACAAGCCACGTACTGTTAAGG AAATTTGCTCTGTTGCCAATGGAGCGTCAAAGAAGGAAATTGGCCGAGCAAAGGAATACATAGTGAAGCAACTTGAGCTGGAAAAGGGTCAGTCAGTGGAGATGGGAACAATACATGCTGGGGATTTTATG AGGAGGTTTTGCTCAAATCTTGGTATGACAAATCAAACTGTTAAAGCTGCCCAAGAAGCAGTTCAAAAGTCTGAAGAATTTGATATAAG GAGGAGCCCTATATCAATTGCCGCAGCAGTTATATATATTGTAACTCAGCTTTCAGACGAGAAGAAACCCCTGAAAG ATGTTTCACTTGCAACTGGAGTTGCAGAAGGAACAATCAGAAATTCTTACAAGGATCTCTATCCTCATCTTGTGAAAATCATACCTAGCTGGTATGCCCAAGAAGAGGACCTCAAGAATCTCTGCAGTCCATAA